The following nucleotide sequence is from Zea mays cultivar B73 chromosome 1, Zm-B73-REFERENCE-NAM-5.0, whole genome shotgun sequence.
GCCGCAGTATGTATATATAGCCTATATATGCATGTAGCAGCTATAACGCGTGGTAGGCTAGCTAGTGAACTGAACAACCAGAGATCATCCAAGGGGATATATACCTCGCCGTCCCATGCATGCATGGGCTCGCGCGTCACGCCGCCTTCCCTACCTTCCGGCGGTGGTCATGTTCGCGTGGgtgctcgccgccgccgccgctacagACGGCGTCCCGGCGGAGTCACCGAGGCCCGCCGGCTGCCCAACGGCCGAGCGTTGTGGCGACATTGCCGTCCCGTACCCGTTCAGCTTGGAACGTCGATGCGCAATCAACAATGACGAGCGCTTTCATCTCAACTGCACGATGAGCACCAACAAGCAGCTGCTGCTTCACGGCAAGTCGCCGCCGTTGGAGGTAACGAAGATATCCGTGCAGCGTAACAAGGTCTGGATCAAGTCTCCTATATCTCGGCAATGCTACAACAAATCCGCAACGGAGATAATAACCATCCACGATATGTTGGACATTACTAGCACGCCCTTCGTGCTTTCGCGCAAGGATAACAAGGTCATCGTTCTCGGATGCAACAATATGGCTGTTGGCTACAAGATCAGCGAGTATGTAAGTAAAATTAGTCTTCTTGATATTCCATATATCCACAGCTAGCTCCCTGCCTCCACACATATATCATTCAGCCATCACGTTACAGTTTCAGTCATTCTGCTACAGTTTCAGTTATATACACTATAAAATGATTTCACAAATTTAATTTACTAGCAAAATGCTCGTGCTAATGCTACGACCTAATTTTTAATGCTAATTAAATATATGTGTGCTACAACATACATTTGTTGAGATGAACAAGTAATACCTGCAGTTTTAAAGTCCTAGGACAATCCACCCTATGCCAACCAAAGATAATCTAAACATCAATTAGAAATGTAGGAGGACGTCCATCTGAAGCCAACCATCATCAAACCAGCAAAGCGTCGAAATCTGACacttactccctccgtttctttttagttgtcactggatagttcaattttacactattcagcgacaactaaaacgaaacggaagGAGTACATGCTTATCTACTTTTCATCGGGGTCCAACCAAACAAAACATAGTCTGTGATTGAGTAAACCTGTAGGCTTGCCATCGATCTAAATGTCCAAGAAGGTCTTGGTTGTGACCTTCTTTAGGCCCCCGTCTTGTTTATGCGCCTAACGAACAACAACGTCGACACGAAGAACAGAAGAAGACTTGAAAAAAGATGCAAGTGATAGGTTGGGTGGAAAGGGTGCCGCTTACATGGGAACACCGTCAGGGTGACCGTGGCAAGACTATCTCCAGCAGTCTCCCTATCTCACTCTCTATCTCACTCACTATATCAAACTCCACTATGCAAACAATGCAACCTATAATACAAAACAATACTTTACACGACCGTTTACACGGCTTGCTGGAGATGGCCGAGCCATAGGCACATCACCGCCAGGCATTAGCTCCACAATGCACATGTTCCCAAGCTGGAATTGGATGGCCACACCTCACTTCCCTCCTTGTGTCGGTGCGCCACCCTTAGGATCCACATTGTTGTGGCCCTACCAGCACTTCATCTATCTGTTGCCCAGGTGCTCGTGTGACCACACTCCCACCGGCTCTCTAGCCTACGCTTCTCACGCACGAGTAGCTCAACGAGACAAAATAGATAGCACAACCTATCCAATAGCAAATGAGGGATTGCAATTGATGCAATGATGGTCTATCTGTTTATACATTAATGAATTAATCAATGATCAACCACAGGATGGAGGAGTACCATCACGAAATGGCATTAAGGCCATATATAAAATAACTAAAAACTATAACAACCACATATGAATCACGACATAATTCCTAACATATTGGAGAAGGAAACCGACATATTAGTACCTTAGAGGCGCTTGCTGCCCAGACACGATGCACTCTAGCCCGGCTGCCTTCGCGAGCACCTCCATAGACAGCCACTCGCCAATCGAATCTAGATGTTGTGGAGCAACCAACCAACCTCTAGAATTAGGCTTCCTCACCAACACAACCCAACCACGATCAAACTGCTAGGGGAAGGGTACGTATGTACCTTCATGATAGTGAAGGTGTAGGCGAGGGAGTCTTCTTGCGTGGCAACGCGGAGGACGGAGGCGTGGTGGATGTGTGGGACAGGTCAGATCCCTTGCCCCACGTATGTAGCTGTGGTGGTACACCAAAGTGCATTGTCGCCCGCGAGGAGCAGCCGCTTTGATCCGACATGGAGGTATGGACAAATCCATGAGGGTGGTGGTGGATGTGTGGGATAGGCCAGATCCCCTGCCCCACGGAGGTGGCCGTGGTGGTACGCCAGGGTGCGTCGTCGCCCGCGAGGAGCGACTGCTTCGATCCGGCATGGGTATATGGACAAATTTGTGAGGGCAGTGGTGGCCGCCGGGAGGGCGAGCAgtgaggaggttttggtggtgagGGATGCCATCGGATAAGTCATACAAGCGAGGAGGAAGAATTTCATTCACATGTTGGGCTCGTTTGTGTGGGGAGGCGAGGCGAGAGATGGGAGAGCATGGGAGAGGGGATCAAAGGAGGAGGAGGCTGGGCAGTTTGAGTGATGAGAGATGATCCAAATAAGTCTGGTCGTTGGATTTGAGTGAGTGAAATAAATGAGAGATTTAAACTAATCTCGTCCCTTGGTTTCAAAGGAGGGCTGGTTCTGGATGCAGTTGGTTAATTTGGTGTATTTAGGAGATGTATTGACTAGGGGGACAATTGTTTGTgcagttataggaaagtttgaagTGGTGATTTATACTGGGGTATAAATTCGTGATCATTGTATGTCATTTCTTAAGTCATTTTAGGGTGGACGATCATTACCTGTTTTGTGTGTGTGTCATGTAACTAGAGCTGATATGAAATCTCATGTCCCTATGCAACATAACATTTGGAGCAGTATACGGTCGTCTGCTCGCCAACATGCATGCAAAATCCTAGCATGGAAAATCCGAGGAATGATGGAAAATGCAACCATGATGGTGGGTGCTGCCCATTGGACCTCCCCAAGGGCGCCAAGTCTATTAGAGCcgtcttctacttgttgaacaaaACTAGTCCGCTATGGAAGAATTACCCTTGCAATTATGTTACTGTGATGGATAGGACAAGATTCAAATTCAACACCACTTATCTCACCTCATCGGCGTTCTATGACATAAATAATGGAGAGGTATCTGCTGTGATGGAATGGAAGATCGAGGAAAAGAGGTGTAAAGATCCCAAAATTCACAAGCATGGGTCATATGCATGTGTCAGCAACAACAGTGAATGCACCAACACATCTGATGATGCCGGCTACGCATGTAAGTGCTCTAAAGGATACTATGGAAACCCTTACCTCATCAATGGATGCAAAGGTTCATCTTCATTCCAACCTGATGTAAATGAGTGCATGCTTTTTCATGCCAACCTGATACAACATACATATTTTTCTTAATACTATTCAATGTATTTATTTTGTAGATATAAATGAGTGTGAGCATCAAAAAGACTATCCATGTTATGGTGTCTGCCGAAACTTACTGGGGACTTTCGAGTGCCATTGTAAGCATGGGACCAAGGGAAACGCTACGGTAAAGGGGGGATGTGTCAAGGGTTCATCTGCAGGTAACAAACCCTTCCTTTTGCTACAAAGCAATGGTTGTTTAAGTTTTATCCTAAGTAAAATTTATTCAGATTTTAATCGAGTTTGTAGAAGAAATACACAAACATTGAAATGTAAAATTAGTTTCATTAAATAAACAATGAAATATATCTTGGTAGTCAGTGTATCTGACATTTTAGGTCTTAGTACATTTTTTATAGATTTAGTCCAAGTTAGAGAACTTATATTTAGGATAAATTTGAAACAACTaataccttggaaaggaatggataATATTTTTTCTAATCCAACTTCAAGAATTTTGATACATGCTTTTACACTTTAGGTTTAAGTATTGGGCTTGGAGTAGGCAGTGGCATATGTTTCGTGGTTCTAGCACTCATCAGCCCCTACATAATGCGTAAGATCAAGACAAGAAGAATTAAAGAAAGATTTTTCAAGCAAAACCATGGTTTATTATTGCAACAATTGATATCACGAAATGCAAACATCAGTGAGAGGATGATTATTACCTTAAGGGAGGTTGAGAAAGCTACAAACAATTTTGATAGAGAGCGTGTGATTGGTGGTGGAGGGCATGGTACTGTGTTTAAAGGGAATCTAGATTTAAATGTTGTGGCAATTAAGAAATCAAAGATTGTGGTACAAAGAGAAATCAATGAATTCATAAATGAA
It contains:
- the LOC103645143 gene encoding putative wall-associated receptor kinase-like 16, coding for MENPRNDGKCNHDGGCCPLDLPKGAKSIRAVFYLLNKTSPLWKNYPCNYVTVMDRTRFKFNTTYLTSSAFYDINNGEVSAVMEWKIEEKRCKDPKIHKHGSYACVSNNSECTNTSDDAGYACKCSKGYYGNPYLINGCKDINECEHQKDYPCYGVCRNLLGTFECHCKHGTKGNATVKGGCVKGSSAGLSIGLGVGSGICFVVLALISPYIMRKIKTRRIKERFFKQNHGLLLQQLISRNANISERMIITLREVEKATNNFDRERVIGGGGHGTVFKGNLDLNVVAIKKSKIVVQREINEFINEVVVLSQVNHRNVVKLLGCCLETEVPLLVYEFISNGTLYHHLHVHGPISLSWADRLRIALEVARALSYLHSAASMPIFHRDIKTTNILLDDNLTAKVSDFGASRYIKIDQTGVTTAIQGTIGYLDPMYYKTCRLTDKSDVFSFGVVLVELLTRRKPFCYQSDNGDDLVTHFTSLLIEGKLEDIIDPQIMEEEDGEILKVARLATLCTELRGEDRPPMREVEMTLENLILKKRQVLFNKSSWRYDTNQTRDSTRLNEFVSNEASRQYTMEEEILLSATYPR